In Thermodesulfobacteriota bacterium, a single window of DNA contains:
- a CDS encoding YMGG-like glycine zipper-containing protein yields MNKTLLLVPVFAVAALLGCQQYTPVIDPGSVQNSDRYYRDQAECRAIAKQGAPGWKDTAKDTVVGGAVGTGTGALIGAIAGDAVKGLAYGAVIGGVAGGAKGIYDSEKGYEQIYRNCMIGRGYNVLN; encoded by the coding sequence TTGAATAAAACATTACTTCTAGTTCCAGTATTTGCAGTAGCAGCACTTTTAGGTTGTCAGCAATATACTCCTGTGATTGACCCGGGATCTGTACAAAATAGCGATAGGTATTATAGAGATCAGGCAGAGTGCAGAGCCATAGCCAAACAGGGCGCACCGGGTTGGAAAGACACCGCTAAAGACACCGTTGTCGGTGGTGCGGTTGGAACAGGAACAGGTGCTCTAATTGGAGCTATCGCTGGCGATGCAGTTAAAGGTCTTGCCTACGGAGCAGTGATCGGCGGCGTAGCAGGCGGAGCAAAAGGTATATATGATAGTGAAAAAGGTTACGAGCAGATTTACCGTAACTGCATGATCGGAAGAGGTTATAACGTTTTAAACTAA